The DNA sequence GCCAACTTGACGCACAAGGCGCTCGGCTGCCTATAGTCGGCGCTCGAATCCGCTCCAGGTAATTTTCGCTTGTCTCTGATCCTCGATGAGCATCGTCAATACCTGGCCGACGCTCCGCGGCTGGCCGCCTTCGAAGCCGCGCTCAAGGAATTAGTCAGACCGGATCACGTGGTACTCGATTTGGCTTCGGGCAGCAGCATCCTAGGGATGCTCGCGGCGCGCGCTGGGGCTCGGCAGGTCTATTCGGTAGAGTATAGTGGCATGACCCAGGTGGCGCGTGAGTTGTGCCAAGCCAATGGCTTGGCCGATCGCGTCAACTGCATTCAGGGCCTCTCCACCGAGATCGAGCTGCCGCAACCGGCCGACCTGCTGGTCGCCGATCAGATCGGCCGCTTTGGCTTCGAGGTCGGCATCATCGCCGATTTCGCCGACGCGCGGCGCCGGCTGCTCAAGCCCGGTGCGATCATCGTACCCTCCGCCGTGGAATTGTGGGTGGCGCCGGTGCAGGCCGACGAGATGTGGCGACAATTGGAGTTTTGGCGTACGCCGGTGGCCGGTTTTGATTTCAGCTCCGCGCGCCCCATTGCGCTCAACACCGGCTATCCGACGAATTACACTCCCGATCAGTTGCTGGCCGAGCCCGTGCGCTTGGGCACGCTCGATTTAACCACCGATATGCCTGCCGCCTTGCGCCTAGGCGCGGGCATGCGCGTGAACCGGGCGGCCACGATGCATGGGATTGGCGGCTGGTTCGTGGCCCGGCTGTCACCGGGTGTGCGGCTGACCAACTCGCCGTTGGCCGCCGACCGCATCAACCGCCGCAACGTCTTTTTCCCCATCGGCCAGCCGCTTTCGTTGGTGCCCGAAGATCGGATCGAGCTGGCGATGCATATCGTGGCCGATGATTTGCGAGTTACCTGGAACGTGACCGTAACCGATGCCGCGGGTGGCGCCAAGGGGCGCTTTCGCCATTCGACCTGGCGCGGGATGCTGCTCAGTCGCGAAGACTTGGCCAAGAGCCGGCCCGATTACGTCCCTCGCCTGACGCCCCGGGGTCGCGCCCGCCGCTCGGTGCTGGAACTGTGCGAGGAGGGCCGGACGCTGGCGGAGATCGAGAGCGAATTCTACCGGCGCCATCGCGAGCTGTTCACCTCGCCGGCGCAGGCCGCCCATTTCGTCGCCGAGGTTATCATTCCTTACGCGCGTTGAGGATCGGCGCCACGGCGGCGCCACCCGCGATGGCAGTCGATTTCCGCTACCATGCCTA is a window from the Candidatus Binataceae bacterium genome containing:
- a CDS encoding 50S ribosomal protein L11 methyltransferase; the protein is MSLILDEHRQYLADAPRLAAFEAALKELVRPDHVVLDLASGSSILGMLAARAGARQVYSVEYSGMTQVARELCQANGLADRVNCIQGLSTEIELPQPADLLVADQIGRFGFEVGIIADFADARRRLLKPGAIIVPSAVELWVAPVQADEMWRQLEFWRTPVAGFDFSSARPIALNTGYPTNYTPDQLLAEPVRLGTLDLTTDMPAALRLGAGMRVNRAATMHGIGGWFVARLSPGVRLTNSPLAADRINRRNVFFPIGQPLSLVPEDRIELAMHIVADDLRVTWNVTVTDAAGGAKGRFRHSTWRGMLLSREDLAKSRPDYVPRLTPRGRARRSVLELCEEGRTLAEIESEFYRRHRELFTSPAQAAHFVAEVIIPYAR